Proteins co-encoded in one Streptomyces roseochromogenus subsp. oscitans DS 12.976 genomic window:
- a CDS encoding 3-oxoacyl-ACP synthase III family protein → MTTVSLTDVASYLPGEPVPAEFYTDFPGAEDKLRNHPMFKVPPLRHHVARDETNADMVERAVQPLIERHGAAEIRGVDVLLVHSQLPDLPFVGAGTEVARRLGLNPEWLVDVANAGCASFVYMLKLARQILTSTDAKTALICNAQSAAGQWFTQSEVRKLAQAAIPGDGCGVGYVTTSTQSPVLDVETRHIGEYAGDMTVAVDDGRKYWEPGESQLRIGFTDASVAKVLARGNRLVPEVITDLCRRLGVASTDIDVLITNQPNRTFLRNWREALQLPAERHLNTFDAYGNLFGAAIPITLDRAISSGQVEDGDLMVLGGFAHAGDFAGAVAVRWHGGARPPHPRSGAVQSARPHRKPRHR, encoded by the coding sequence GTGACCACGGTCAGCCTCACCGACGTCGCGAGCTACCTGCCCGGCGAGCCGGTTCCCGCGGAGTTCTACACGGACTTCCCCGGAGCCGAGGACAAGCTCCGCAACCACCCCATGTTCAAGGTCCCGCCGTTACGGCACCACGTGGCCAGGGACGAGACCAACGCGGACATGGTCGAGCGCGCCGTACAGCCCCTGATCGAACGGCACGGCGCAGCGGAGATCCGAGGCGTCGACGTGCTGTTGGTGCACAGCCAGTTGCCGGATCTGCCGTTCGTGGGTGCCGGGACCGAGGTGGCGCGTCGGCTGGGCCTGAACCCGGAGTGGCTCGTCGACGTGGCCAACGCGGGCTGCGCGTCCTTCGTGTACATGTTGAAGCTGGCCCGGCAGATCCTCACGTCCACCGATGCGAAAACCGCGCTGATATGCAACGCACAAAGCGCCGCCGGGCAATGGTTCACCCAGTCCGAGGTACGCAAACTCGCCCAGGCGGCGATCCCGGGCGACGGGTGCGGTGTGGGGTACGTGACGACGTCGACGCAGTCGCCAGTCCTCGACGTGGAGACCCGGCACATCGGCGAGTACGCCGGCGACATGACCGTGGCGGTCGACGACGGTCGCAAGTACTGGGAGCCGGGCGAGTCCCAGCTGCGGATCGGGTTCACCGACGCCAGTGTCGCCAAGGTCCTGGCGCGCGGGAACCGCCTCGTCCCCGAGGTGATCACGGACCTGTGCCGGCGGCTCGGCGTGGCGAGCACCGACATCGACGTCCTCATCACCAACCAGCCCAACCGCACCTTCCTGCGGAACTGGCGGGAGGCGCTGCAACTGCCGGCCGAACGGCACCTGAACACCTTCGACGCATACGGGAATCTGTTCGGGGCGGCGATCCCGATCACCTTGGACCGCGCGATCAGCTCCGGGCAGGTGGAGGACGGCGACCTGATGGTGCTCGGGGGATTCGCCCACGCAGGTGACTTCGCGGGTGCCGTCGCCGTTCGCTGGCACGGCGGCGCTCGGCCACCGCACCCGCGTAGTGGTGCTGTGCAATCCGCACGACCTCACCGGAAGCCTCGTCACCGTTGA
- a CDS encoding cold-shock protein, with the protein MAQGTVKWFNAEKGFGFIQQDGGGPDVFAHYSNIATQGFRELQEGQRVSFDVTQGQKGPQAENIVPA; encoded by the coding sequence ATGGCACAGGGAACCGTGAAGTGGTTCAACGCCGAAAAGGGTTTCGGCTTCATCCAGCAGGACGGCGGCGGTCCCGACGTCTTCGCCCACTACTCGAACATCGCGACCCAGGGCTTCCGTGAGCTCCAGGAGGGCCAGCGGGTCTCCTTCGACGTCACGCAGGGCCAGAAGGGCCCGCAGGCGGAGAACATCGTCCCCGCCTGA
- a CDS encoding NADH-quinone oxidoreductase subunit C, giving the protein MRTTHEIDITELHRQAHELLTGGHRLALVAAHLDEAGPRVVYLFVAGPPDTRTELHVRLDPDRPEVPTLAHLSYPAGRFEREMRDLFGIVPLDHPLPRRLVRHFHWPRGWYPMRPDAGPPPAFGEQEGPYPFLEVEGDGVYEIPVGPVHAGLIEPGHFRFSVVGETILRLKARLWFVHKGVEKLFQGRSVAAGLPLAERVSGDTAVGHALAYCLAVEEATGTEVPEEAQRARAFLLELERVHNHVADLGMLCNDVGHGILNAHAQRVREKLLRLNREVTGHRLLRGGVVPGGAALHAVPDPARLRAMGEDIREIADLALGHSTVRDRFTGTAILHTAAAREIGCLGYVARASGIADDARVAHPFTGYGPQLDVPVHDSGDVLARFLIRAEEIETSLALIQRFTDGLEASRAMLAPQLPPGSGPGTGVGLVEGWRGTIATRVELAPDGTLTRVKPVDPSFFNWPALPVALADTIVPDFPLTNKSFNLSYAGNDL; this is encoded by the coding sequence ATGCGTACCACGCACGAGATCGACATCACCGAACTACACAGGCAGGCCCATGAGTTGCTGACCGGCGGGCACCGGCTCGCGCTGGTCGCGGCCCACCTCGACGAGGCCGGGCCGCGCGTGGTGTACCTGTTCGTGGCCGGCCCGCCCGACACCCGTACGGAACTGCACGTCCGCCTCGACCCCGACCGTCCCGAAGTGCCCACGCTGGCTCATCTCTCCTATCCCGCAGGCCGGTTCGAGCGCGAGATGCGTGACCTGTTCGGCATCGTCCCCCTCGACCACCCGCTCCCGCGCCGCCTCGTACGCCACTTCCACTGGCCGCGCGGCTGGTACCCGATGCGCCCTGATGCCGGGCCGCCACCCGCCTTTGGTGAGCAGGAGGGCCCGTACCCCTTCCTGGAGGTGGAAGGCGACGGCGTCTACGAGATCCCGGTCGGGCCGGTGCACGCCGGTCTGATCGAACCCGGCCACTTCCGTTTCTCCGTCGTAGGCGAGACCATCCTGAGGCTCAAGGCCCGCCTCTGGTTCGTCCACAAAGGGGTGGAAAAGCTGTTCCAGGGACGCTCGGTGGCCGCCGGACTCCCGCTCGCCGAACGCGTCAGCGGCGACACGGCCGTCGGCCACGCCCTGGCGTACTGCCTGGCCGTCGAGGAGGCCACCGGCACAGAGGTCCCGGAAGAGGCCCAGCGCGCCCGCGCCTTCCTGCTCGAACTGGAGCGCGTCCACAACCACGTAGCCGACCTCGGCATGCTCTGCAACGACGTCGGCCACGGCATCCTCAACGCCCACGCCCAGCGCGTCCGCGAGAAACTCCTGCGCCTCAACAGGGAAGTCACCGGGCACCGGCTGCTGCGCGGAGGCGTCGTACCTGGCGGGGCGGCCCTGCACGCTGTGCCCGACCCGGCCCGGCTGAGAGCGATGGGCGAGGACATCCGGGAGATCGCCGACCTCGCCCTCGGCCACTCCACTGTCCGCGACCGCTTCACCGGCACCGCCATCCTGCACACCGCCGCGGCCCGGGAGATCGGCTGCCTCGGCTACGTCGCTCGCGCCAGCGGCATCGCCGACGACGCCCGCGTGGCGCACCCGTTCACCGGATACGGTCCGCAACTCGACGTGCCCGTCCACGACAGCGGTGATGTCCTGGCTCGCTTCCTCATCCGCGCCGAGGAGATCGAGACCTCCCTCGCCCTGATCCAGCGGTTCACCGACGGACTGGAGGCTTCCCGGGCGATGCTCGCGCCCCAGCTGCCGCCCGGCTCGGGCCCCGGCACCGGCGTGGGCCTGGTCGAGGGCTGGCGCGGCACCATCGCCACCCGCGTCGAACTCGCCCCCGACGGCACGCTGACCCGGGTCAAGCCGGTCGACCCGTCGTTCTTCAACTGGCCGGCGCTGCCGGTCGCGTTGGCGGACACGATCGTCCCGGACTTCCCGCTGACCAACAAGAGCTTCAACCTGTCGTACGCGGGCAATGATCTCTAA
- a CDS encoding DEAD/DEAH box helicase: MSRRSQKPNRRASSSPPSASSPREFRLPESATPALPAIEDFAALDMPAGLLKTLATQGVTTPFPIQAATLPNSLAGRDLLGRGRTGSGKTLAFGLALLARTAGLRAQPKAPLGLVLVPTRELAQQVTDALTPYATAVNLRLATVVGGLSITKQAAVLRRGAEVVVASPGRLNDLVERGDCVLDQVRITVLDEADQMTDMGFLPQITKLIQQVRPDGQRMLFSATLDHNIDRLVQRFLTDPVVHSVDPSAGAVTTMEHHVLHIQDETDKKAVTTRIAARDGRVILFLDTKRSADRLAKRLLAVGVRAAALHGGRSQPQRNRTLEQFKNGKVTALVATNVAARGIHIDDLDLVVNVDPPNDHKDYLHRGGRTARAGGSGSVVTLVLPEQKRDVTRLMSDAGIRPRTTRVTSSDPALATITGAREPSGVAVTIEVAQPATSTASRPDRKTGTQPGRRSGRRRRNGGEAKAATGATTRTGSRGSDRRAAAGATASGGTSAAGGRGSARRARSGGVTGGAAAAGGRSSDRPYAAGAATGTASGKAARGSR; this comes from the coding sequence ATGTCCCGCAGGTCCCAGAAGCCGAACCGGCGCGCCTCGTCGTCCCCGCCGTCCGCGTCGTCGCCGAGGGAATTCCGGCTGCCGGAAAGCGCGACACCCGCACTTCCCGCCATCGAGGACTTCGCCGCTCTGGACATGCCCGCGGGGTTGCTGAAGACCCTCGCCACGCAGGGCGTGACCACCCCCTTCCCCATCCAGGCCGCCACCCTGCCCAACTCGCTCGCCGGCCGCGACCTGCTGGGACGGGGACGCACCGGCTCCGGCAAGACCCTCGCGTTCGGGCTGGCGCTCCTGGCTCGCACGGCCGGACTGCGTGCGCAGCCCAAGGCACCCCTCGGCCTCGTGCTGGTGCCCACCCGGGAACTCGCCCAGCAGGTGACGGATGCGCTGACCCCCTACGCGACGGCGGTGAACCTCCGGCTGGCAACCGTGGTCGGCGGGCTGTCCATCACCAAGCAGGCCGCAGTGCTCCGGCGCGGTGCCGAGGTGGTCGTGGCGAGTCCCGGCAGGCTCAACGACCTCGTGGAACGCGGAGACTGCGTGCTCGACCAGGTACGCATCACGGTGCTGGACGAAGCCGACCAGATGACCGACATGGGCTTCCTTCCGCAGATCACCAAGCTGATCCAGCAGGTACGGCCCGACGGACAGCGCATGCTCTTCTCGGCCACCCTGGACCACAACATCGACCGCCTCGTGCAGCGGTTCCTGACCGACCCCGTGGTGCACTCCGTGGACCCGTCCGCGGGAGCGGTGACCACCATGGAGCATCACGTGCTCCACATCCAGGACGAGACCGACAAGAAGGCCGTCACCACGCGCATCGCGGCCCGTGACGGCCGGGTCATCCTCTTCCTCGACACCAAGAGGTCCGCTGACCGGCTCGCCAAGCGGCTCCTGGCCGTCGGGGTCCGCGCGGCGGCACTGCACGGAGGCCGCTCCCAGCCGCAGCGGAACCGCACCCTGGAACAGTTCAAGAACGGCAAGGTCACCGCCCTGGTGGCGACGAACGTCGCAGCCCGGGGCATACACATCGACGACCTCGACCTCGTAGTGAACGTCGATCCCCCCAACGATCACAAGGACTACCTCCACCGGGGCGGCCGCACGGCCCGCGCCGGCGGCTCCGGCAGCGTGGTCACGTTGGTCCTGCCCGAGCAGAAACGGGACGTCACCCGGCTCATGTCGGACGCCGGCATCCGCCCCCGGACGACCCGCGTCACGTCGAGCGACCCCGCGCTGGCCACCATCACCGGCGCCCGCGAGCCTTCCGGCGTGGCCGTCACCATCGAGGTCGCCCAGCCCGCGACGTCGACGGCGTCCCGTCCGGACCGGAAGACCGGCACCCAGCCCGGCAGGCGATCCGGCCGCCGACGCCGAAACGGCGGCGAAGCCAAAGCGGCGACAGGTGCCACCACCAGGACGGGGAGCCGGGGCTCCGACCGCCGGGCCGCGGCCGGGGCGACAGCGTCCGGTGGCACCTCCGCAGCCGGCGGGCGCGGTTCTGCCCGTCGGGCGCGATCCGGCGGAGTCACGGGCGGTGCGGCGGCAGCGGGCGGCCGCAGTTCCGACCGCCCGTACGCGGCTGGTGCGGCGACCGGCACCGCCTCCGGCAAGGCAGCCCGCGGATCCCGCTGA
- a CDS encoding respiratory chain complex I subunit 1 family protein has protein sequence MSGIGYVAVAGQVVVVAAGAPLLTGWMRQVRARLEGRAGAGVFQPWRDTRKLLRKEPITPVGTGPAFRAAPALLVATTVVAAALVPLLSTDTPVSGHADLIVVVALIALGTLALALAGLDTGTAFGGMGASREMTVAALVEPTLLLSVFALSIPAGTTNIPAIVSGAAHQPARLASPAGLLAIAALAVAVLAETGRIPVDNPSTHLELTMIHEAMVLEYAGPDLAMVELGAQMRLTLLLGLLSSLFVPWGVATGISWAALAMALVAFAAKLVLLGAVLAAAEVFWAKVRLFRVPELLAGSFLLALLAVTVSYFLNGAS, from the coding sequence ATGAGCGGGATCGGGTACGTGGCCGTCGCCGGCCAGGTCGTGGTCGTCGCGGCCGGGGCGCCGCTGCTGACCGGGTGGATGCGGCAGGTGCGGGCCCGCCTGGAGGGCCGTGCCGGAGCCGGGGTGTTCCAGCCCTGGCGGGACACGCGCAAACTGCTGCGCAAAGAGCCCATCACGCCGGTGGGTACCGGGCCCGCGTTCCGCGCCGCCCCGGCCCTGCTGGTCGCGACCACCGTGGTGGCCGCCGCGCTGGTGCCGCTGCTGTCCACGGACACTCCGGTGAGCGGGCACGCGGACCTCATCGTGGTGGTCGCGCTGATCGCGCTCGGCACCCTCGCGCTCGCCCTGGCGGGCCTGGACACCGGCACGGCGTTCGGCGGGATGGGCGCCTCCCGGGAGATGACGGTCGCCGCGCTGGTGGAGCCGACTCTGCTGCTGTCGGTGTTCGCCTTGTCGATACCGGCCGGGACCACCAACATCCCGGCGATCGTCTCCGGCGCTGCCCACCAACCGGCCCGCCTCGCCTCCCCGGCCGGGCTGCTGGCCATCGCCGCCCTCGCGGTGGCGGTCCTCGCGGAGACGGGACGGATCCCGGTCGACAACCCCTCCACCCACCTCGAACTGACGATGATCCACGAGGCGATGGTGCTGGAGTACGCCGGACCCGACCTCGCGATGGTCGAACTCGGCGCCCAGATGCGGCTCACCCTGCTGCTCGGTCTGCTGTCCTCGCTGTTCGTGCCCTGGGGCGTGGCCACCGGCATCTCCTGGGCCGCCCTGGCCATGGCCCTGGTGGCGTTCGCGGCGAAGCTCGTGCTCCTGGGCGCGGTGCTCGCGGCGGCCGAGGTGTTCTGGGCCAAGGTCCGGCTGTTCCGCGTGCCCGAACTGCTCGCCGGCTCCTTCCTGCTGGCGCTGCTCGCGGTGACCGTCTCGTACTTCCTGAACGGAGCGTCATGA
- a CDS encoding GlxA family transcriptional regulator, with translation MAGYVSNLSLQPVRRSIQAVTVLERRVVVVVYAGAMALDITGPIEVFDTANRLLGPSGTPYRTDFVSADAPLVRMSSGVVMEAAPLEAGRGPIDTLLVPGGWSLNDALGDQSLVSWISRAAARSRRVASVCGGSFLLAEAGLLDGRRATTHWAYSEAMACRYPQVTVDAEPIFVWDGPFVTAAGVSTGIDMALALVEADHGSALALETARFLVLFLKRHGGQSQYSAVLDAQLADHPPIRAAQEWILKNLDNPLPVAEIARQANMSQRNFARVFRREVGVTPGQYVERTRIARARELLETTDLTIGQIAGRCGFAATETFFRSFGRTLGLTPKEYRHRFQVISPAGLIDRHHEREGSTA, from the coding sequence TTGGCCGGATACGTCAGCAATCTGTCATTGCAGCCAGTACGTCGTTCAATACAGGCTGTGACCGTGTTGGAGCGACGTGTTGTTGTGGTGGTGTACGCGGGTGCGATGGCCCTGGACATCACCGGACCGATTGAAGTGTTCGATACCGCGAACCGGCTCCTGGGCCCCTCGGGCACCCCTTACCGGACCGACTTCGTCTCCGCCGACGCACCACTGGTGCGCATGAGTTCGGGGGTGGTGATGGAGGCCGCGCCACTGGAGGCGGGGCGAGGCCCGATCGACACGCTCCTCGTGCCGGGCGGATGGAGTCTCAACGACGCACTCGGGGACCAGTCGCTCGTGTCCTGGATCAGCCGGGCGGCGGCCCGGTCACGCAGAGTCGCCTCCGTATGCGGCGGATCCTTCCTGCTGGCCGAGGCGGGCCTCCTCGACGGCAGACGCGCCACCACGCACTGGGCGTACAGCGAGGCGATGGCGTGCCGATATCCGCAGGTGACGGTGGACGCCGAGCCGATCTTCGTCTGGGACGGCCCCTTCGTGACCGCCGCGGGCGTATCGACCGGCATCGACATGGCGCTGGCTCTGGTGGAGGCCGACCACGGATCGGCGCTCGCTCTGGAGACGGCACGGTTTCTGGTGCTGTTCCTCAAACGGCACGGAGGACAGTCCCAGTACAGCGCCGTCCTCGACGCCCAGTTGGCCGACCATCCGCCGATCCGGGCAGCACAGGAGTGGATTCTGAAAAACCTGGACAACCCGCTGCCCGTGGCCGAGATCGCGCGGCAGGCCAACATGAGTCAGCGCAACTTCGCCCGGGTCTTCCGGCGTGAGGTGGGCGTGACACCCGGCCAGTACGTCGAGCGGACGCGTATCGCCCGCGCACGCGAGCTGCTGGAAACCACAGACCTGACGATCGGCCAGATAGCAGGCCGCTGCGGATTCGCAGCCACCGAGACGTTCTTCCGCTCCTTCGGACGAACCCTGGGTCTCACCCCCAAGGAATACCGGCACCGCTTTCAGGTGATCTCGCCGGCCGGCCTCATCGACAGGCATCACGAGAGGGAGGGGAGCACCGCATGA
- a CDS encoding GNAT family N-acetyltransferase produces MISFSPVPPVVPAGRMAEHPQPVLGLPGGLELRPWRVDDADVLVAAGQDPAIRKWNRLVVESREHARQRIERMHQRWQAEQAARWAIARADGSEALGLIGWGDIDLDDGNAEIVYWILPAARGGGVVVEATKRLSRWAVQDLGLHRLRLCHSTANPASCRVAEKAGYSFEGTQRSALLHEDGWHDEHLHALVRGDVI; encoded by the coding sequence ATGATCTCTTTCTCGCCCGTGCCCCCGGTCGTTCCCGCAGGCCGGATGGCCGAGCACCCGCAGCCGGTGCTGGGCCTGCCCGGCGGTCTGGAGCTGCGGCCTTGGCGCGTCGATGACGCAGATGTCCTTGTGGCCGCCGGCCAGGACCCGGCCATCCGGAAGTGGAACCGACTGGTCGTGGAGTCACGCGAGCACGCACGCCAGAGGATCGAGCGCATGCACCAGCGCTGGCAGGCCGAGCAGGCCGCGAGATGGGCCATTGCCCGGGCGGACGGCAGCGAAGCCCTGGGCCTGATCGGCTGGGGGGACATCGACCTGGACGACGGCAACGCCGAGATCGTCTACTGGATCCTGCCCGCCGCACGAGGCGGCGGTGTCGTCGTCGAGGCGACCAAGCGCCTCAGCCGGTGGGCCGTCCAGGACCTGGGCCTGCACCGCCTCCGCCTGTGCCACTCGACCGCGAACCCGGCGTCCTGCCGCGTGGCGGAGAAGGCCGGCTACTCCTTCGAGGGCACCCAGCGCAGCGCGCTGCTGCACGAGGACGGATGGCATGACGAGCACCTGCATGCCCTGGTGCGGGGAGACGTCATCTGA
- a CDS encoding thiamine pyrophosphate-binding protein, producing the protein MTTTTSELRTAETVRLVDYLAGELARAGVTHVFGVGGANIEDVYDAVHRGGAVRGVVAKHEFSAVTMADGYARTTRRLGVVAATSGGGAMNLVPGLAEAYASRVPVLALVGQPPTGQAGHGAFQDSSGKAGSLDAREVFAPVSRFCARVDDADSLTELLPRAVSAAQADPRGPAVLLLPKDVQQARIQVPARDTAPAPGGLATASAARLDTAAVSTVSGALRRAGRVLVIAGEDVAAADAREDLAELARCLGAWVAVTPDAKDVFDNRDPRFAGVAGVMGHANVEDCLRRADLCLLVGTRLPLLARGGLDQALAGTEVVSLGPEPPFVAATALGGNLRDALRAVTLRLPSHPRPCPPHAGPLPAPMPGPLFQTRERTVPHAQAVAAVEAALPQDAHVFVDAGNAGASAIHLLPAPRHGRFVVAVGMGGMGYTFGAGIGAALATGRRTYVLAGDGAFFMHGMEVHTAVEYDAPVTFVVFNNNAHGMCALREEFLQGGVRSDDLFARSDLAAGVAAAFPSLEATGAADAAQLRTALLRGNAGRGPSFVAVACDPREIPPFLPFQSFTEATNSKEGSDERGVVHVG; encoded by the coding sequence ATGACCACCACGACTTCGGAATTACGCACGGCGGAAACGGTACGCCTGGTCGACTATCTGGCCGGGGAACTCGCCAGAGCCGGCGTCACCCATGTGTTCGGCGTCGGCGGCGCGAACATCGAGGACGTGTATGACGCGGTGCACCGCGGCGGCGCCGTCCGCGGCGTCGTCGCCAAACACGAGTTCTCCGCCGTCACCATGGCCGATGGATACGCCCGAACCACCAGGCGCCTCGGCGTCGTTGCCGCGACCTCGGGCGGTGGGGCGATGAATCTCGTACCGGGTCTGGCGGAGGCGTACGCCTCCCGGGTGCCCGTACTGGCCCTGGTGGGCCAGCCTCCGACCGGCCAGGCGGGGCACGGGGCGTTCCAGGACTCCAGCGGCAAGGCAGGCTCCTTGGACGCACGGGAGGTCTTCGCACCCGTCTCCCGGTTCTGCGCCCGGGTCGATGACGCGGACTCACTCACGGAATTGCTGCCCCGGGCAGTCTCGGCGGCACAGGCCGATCCACGCGGGCCGGCCGTGCTGTTGCTGCCCAAGGACGTGCAGCAGGCGCGCATCCAGGTGCCCGCCCGCGACACGGCCCCGGCACCGGGCGGCCTCGCGACGGCGTCCGCGGCACGGCTCGACACAGCTGCCGTCAGCACCGTGTCGGGCGCCCTTCGCCGGGCCGGCCGTGTCCTCGTCATCGCCGGTGAGGATGTCGCCGCCGCCGACGCGCGTGAGGATCTGGCCGAACTGGCCCGGTGCCTCGGGGCGTGGGTGGCGGTCACCCCGGACGCCAAGGACGTCTTCGACAACCGTGATCCCCGGTTCGCGGGTGTGGCCGGGGTGATGGGCCACGCCAACGTCGAGGACTGTCTGCGACGGGCCGACCTGTGCCTGCTGGTCGGTACCCGGCTGCCGCTCCTGGCACGCGGCGGCCTCGACCAGGCCCTCGCCGGCACCGAAGTCGTGTCCCTCGGCCCCGAACCACCGTTCGTGGCAGCCACCGCCCTGGGTGGGAACCTACGGGACGCGCTGCGCGCGGTGACCCTCCGGCTTCCGTCGCACCCACGCCCCTGCCCGCCGCACGCCGGCCCCCTTCCCGCACCCATGCCGGGTCCGCTCTTCCAGACCCGGGAGCGAACCGTCCCCCACGCCCAGGCGGTCGCCGCGGTGGAGGCGGCACTTCCCCAGGACGCACACGTCTTCGTGGACGCCGGCAACGCAGGTGCCAGCGCGATCCATCTCCTGCCGGCGCCGCGCCACGGCCGCTTCGTGGTGGCGGTCGGCATGGGCGGCATGGGCTACACCTTCGGCGCCGGCATCGGCGCCGCGCTCGCCACCGGCCGACGCACCTACGTCCTCGCCGGCGACGGTGCCTTCTTCATGCACGGGATGGAAGTGCACACCGCCGTGGAGTACGACGCACCCGTGACCTTCGTGGTCTTCAACAACAACGCCCACGGCATGTGCGCGCTGCGGGAGGAGTTCCTCCAGGGCGGCGTCCGCAGCGACGACCTGTTCGCCCGGAGCGATCTCGCCGCCGGAGTGGCCGCCGCCTTCCCGTCCCTGGAGGCCACGGGAGCGGCCGACGCGGCACAACTGCGCACGGCACTGCTGCGCGGCAACGCGGGCAGGGGCCCGTCGTTCGTCGCCGTGGCCTGTGACCCACGGGAGATCCCTCCGTTCCTTCCCTTCCAGTCCTTCACCGAAGCCACGAACAGCAAGGAGGGTTCAGATGAGCGAGGAGTCGTCCACGTTGGCTGA
- a CDS encoding proton-conducting transporter membrane subunit → MSPTASALLLCAPPAVPLLAAGAYALTGLRTRSTAAAVTTALSEAQQATSAQGYVVVAETPEPVKVPQRPVRDWAGLVSPAAILTCGSLLATDVIAGEPRRAFSGLLRADALTAWMLLVVGSIALIACGSAPAYLRSERDAGRAGDRSVWRYHVLVQAFLAAMCLAVVTANLGVLWVAVEATTIVTAFLVGHRHTRASVEAAWKYVVVCSAGIALAFLGTVLLYYAARQAGIAEAWALDWPTLVARADRLDPAVTRLGITLVVLGFGAKAGLIPLHAWLPDAHSQAPAPVSALMSGVLLSVAFAAVLRYRVIADAALGVDFTRILLAGIALLTLALAAGLLLAQRDYKRMLAYSSMEHMSLIALATAIGSPLALSAALLHIAGHGLAKSVAFCASGRILQLTGTTKIGRVRGLLARTPAPAGMFGLAVVALMAFPPSSLFASELGIARAGFLADSGLAWATAVAFLLVLVAFAALAVRTARILLGPAPAPPACREGAAVWPLAVGLAACAALGMSLGPLTDLLHAAAKAIGG, encoded by the coding sequence ATGAGCCCGACCGCTTCTGCACTCCTGCTTTGCGCGCCCCCGGCCGTGCCCCTGCTGGCCGCCGGGGCCTATGCGCTGACCGGCCTGCGTACTCGCTCGACCGCCGCAGCGGTGACCACTGCGCTCAGCGAGGCCCAGCAGGCGACGTCCGCGCAGGGCTACGTCGTGGTGGCGGAGACACCTGAGCCTGTCAAGGTGCCCCAGCGGCCTGTGCGGGACTGGGCCGGTCTCGTCTCACCCGCCGCGATCCTTACGTGCGGGAGCCTGCTCGCGACGGACGTGATCGCCGGCGAACCTCGACGGGCGTTCTCGGGCCTCCTGCGCGCGGACGCGCTGACCGCCTGGATGCTGCTGGTCGTCGGAAGCATCGCGTTGATCGCCTGCGGGTCAGCCCCGGCCTATCTGCGAAGCGAACGGGACGCCGGACGGGCCGGTGACCGGAGCGTGTGGCGCTACCACGTCCTCGTCCAGGCGTTCCTGGCCGCGATGTGCCTGGCCGTCGTCACCGCGAACCTCGGCGTGCTGTGGGTGGCTGTCGAGGCCACCACCATCGTCACCGCGTTCCTCGTCGGCCACCGCCACACGCGCGCCTCCGTGGAGGCCGCCTGGAAGTATGTGGTGGTCTGCTCGGCCGGCATCGCGCTCGCCTTCCTCGGCACCGTGCTGCTCTACTACGCGGCCCGGCAGGCCGGCATCGCCGAGGCATGGGCGCTCGACTGGCCCACCCTCGTCGCCCGCGCCGACCGCCTCGACCCGGCGGTGACCCGGCTCGGCATCACCCTGGTCGTGCTCGGCTTCGGCGCCAAGGCCGGTCTGATCCCGCTGCACGCCTGGCTGCCGGACGCCCACAGCCAGGCCCCCGCACCGGTGTCCGCGCTGATGTCCGGTGTCCTGCTGTCCGTCGCCTTCGCCGCGGTCCTGCGCTACCGGGTCATCGCGGACGCAGCGCTCGGTGTTGACTTCACCCGGATCCTGCTGGCCGGGATCGCCCTGCTCACTCTCGCCCTCGCGGCCGGACTGCTGCTCGCCCAGCGCGACTACAAGCGCATGCTCGCCTACTCCAGCATGGAGCACATGAGCCTGATCGCCCTGGCCACGGCGATCGGCAGCCCCCTCGCCCTCTCCGCCGCGCTGCTGCACATCGCCGGCCACGGACTCGCCAAGTCCGTCGCGTTCTGCGCCTCAGGCCGCATCCTCCAACTGACCGGCACCACGAAGATCGGACGGGTGCGCGGGCTCCTCGCCCGCACGCCGGCACCGGCGGGGATGTTCGGGCTCGCGGTGGTGGCGCTGATGGCATTCCCGCCGTCCAGCCTGTTCGCCTCCGAACTCGGCATCGCCCGCGCCGGTTTCCTCGCCGACAGTGGCCTCGCCTGGGCTACGGCGGTCGCCTTCCTGCTCGTGCTCGTCGCCTTCGCCGCGCTCGCCGTGCGCACCGCACGGATACTGCTGGGCCCGGCACCGGCACCGCCCGCGTGCCGGGAGGGTGCCGCCGTCTGGCCCCTCGCTGTGGGCTTGGCCGCCTGTGCCGCCCTGGGTATGTCTCTCGGCCCCCTCACCGACCTGCTGCACGCCGCCGCCAAGGCGATCGGAGGCTGA